In the genome of Achromobacter sp. MFA1 R4, the window GGCGCGGAATTGGGATGGGCGACGGACCTGACCGACGGCCTGAGCCTGATGGGGGGATACGCGTATCTATCGGCCGTCGTCGTTGACGATGGCGGCCAGCAGCCGTCCACCAACAATACCCGCCTCAACAGCGTTCCGCGTCATAGTTTCAACGTTACTGCGCGCTATCGGATGCAAGGCGACCTGGCCGGCTGGGAACTGACCGGCGGGCTTCGCGGTGAAGGAAGCCGTTATACCTACGGCTACGACCTCCCCGGCTATGTCGTCGCCGACGCAGGCGTTGCATATAGCGCGCGCCGCTGGCGCGCAGCGCTAACCATGAACAACCTGTTCGACAAATCCTATTACGCAGGCGGCGTACGCAACGCCGTCGCGCTGGGCGACGGACGCATCACCCTGTTAACGCTGTCGTACCGCCACTGATCGCGGAGCGGCTGGGGATGGTGCGGCGACACGGATCACCGCAGCCACTCGCGTAACCATGCCACGCACGCGCCGGCCTCACTCACGGGCCATTTTTGCGTTCACGCCGTGCGACAGCGCCACACCAGCAATGGATGTTCCGGGCTGGCTGCACTGGGCGACGATCTTTGCCTTCAGCGCCTTCGGATAAGACCCGCGCTTAGGCACCGGTGCTAATTCTGTCTTCGACATGGTGTCCACCTAAAAGTGGTGGACACTATCGGGAAAGTTCATTGAACTTGGCCGCCGGCGGCCCTATATCCGCCGCCCGGTCTTCACAAAATTCCAGCATAAAGACGCCCCTCAACGCCCCAGATTCGTCCTGGCCAACTCAATCACCTCGTCGCCCCTGCCGTTCATGATGGCCTTCAGCATGTACAAGCCAAACCCCTTGGCCTGTTCGAGCTTGATCTTGGGGGGGACGATCAGCTCTTGCGCCGAGGTCAGCACGTCGACCAGCACCGGGCCGGGGTGAGCAAGCGCCTCCTGCAGCGCGGCATCAAGGAATTCGGACGATTCGACTCGGATGCCTCGTACGCCGACCGCTTCGGCCATGGCGGCGAAATCGGGATTTGACAGGTCGGTTCCCGTATCCAGAAACCCCGCGGCTTTCATTTCCATGGAAACAAAGCCGAGAGCGCCGTTGTTGAAGACGACGATCTTTACGGGAAGCTGCAACTGGGACAGGGACAGGAAGTCTCCCATCATCATCGTGAATCCGCCGTCGCCGGACATGGAAATTACCTGCCGGCCAGGCGCCGCTGCCTGCGCGCCAAGCGCCTGGAGCATCGCGTTGGCCATCGAGCCGTGGTTAAAGGAACCCAGCAGTCGGCGCTTGCCATTCATGGTGAGGTATCGGGCCGCCCACACGGTTGGCGAGCCGACGTCCACGGCGAAGATGGCGTCGTCATCGGCCAGTTCGTTGATGCGGCGGGCCAGATACTGGGGATGCAGAGGGCGGCCAGCGGGCGCCGGTGCGGCAAGGTTGTCGAGTTCTTTGCGGGAATTCCGGTAATGCCGGAGCGCGGCGTCGAGGAAGGCGCTGTCTTGGCGCTCGTCAAGCTGCGCCAGCAGCGCGGCGATGGTCTCGTCCACGTCGGCGGCAATGCCCAACGTCAGCGGTGCACGCCGGCCGAGCGCGCTTGGATCGCGGTCGACCTGCACGATCTTTGCGTCTTTGGGATAGAACGGGCGGTAGGGAAAGTCTGTGCCCAGCATCAGCAGGAGGTCGGCGTTTTCCATCGCATGGTAGCCGGACGAAAAGCCGATGAAGCCTGTCATGCCGACATCGTAGGGGTTGTTCCACTCGACGTGCTCTTTGCCGCGCAGCGCATGGACGACGGGCGCCTTGAGGCGCTGGGCCAGCGCGACGACCGCGTCGTGGCTGCCGGCGCAGCCGCTGCCGGCCAGTATCGACACCTTCCGTGCCCCGTTCAACAATTGGACCAGTTCCTGCACCGCCGTTGCGTCCGGGCGGATGTGCGGGCGCGCCGGTGGCAAAGGCCACGACGCCGGCACGTCCGAAGGCGCGGCGGCGAGCGCCACGTCGCCGGGTATCACCAGGACCGCCACCCCCTGTTTGCCGATCGCCGTGTTGATGGCGCGGGCCAGCACCCCAGGAAGTTGCGCAGGATTGGAGACGAGTTCGACGAATTCCGAGCATTCCTTGAACAAGTCCTGGGGATGGGTTTCCTGGAAGTACCCCAGCCCGATTTCCGACGACGGGATGTGGGCGGCAATGGCCAGCACCGGGACGCGGCTGCGTTGGCAGTCGAACAGGCCGTTGATCAGGTGCAGATTGCCGGGACCGCAACTGCCTGCGCATACCGCCAGCGTGCCCGTAATCGCGGCCTCGGCGCCGGCGGCAAAAGCCGCGGTCTCTTCGTGGCGGGTGTGCATCCACGCGATCTGGTCCATCCGTCGAAGGCTGTCGTTCAGTCCATTGAGACTGTCGCCCGTCACGCCCCAGATACGGCGGACCCCAACTTCGGCAAGCACTTTAACAAGATAATCTGCGACGGTTGCGGCCATGGAATGCTCCTTGAAGGAACGCCGCCGGGCACTTATCGCTACGGTTTGCCCCCAGCGCCGGAAGTTGACACACGTGCGGAAATCGTAGCACCGCACCCGGTGCCAAGCCCACACCCCGCGCCGTGGCGGCGGGCGCCGGCGGAAGACGGTGCGTGCCGCGGTGGAAAACACCCGACGCACAGGCGATGGCTATCTCTATATACGGTGGCGCTTTCCAAGACCAACCAGACTGGCGCCGTTCGGTCTCAGGACCAGAAGCCGATTCTTGGCAAGGCTGCAAAGGCGCTGGCGGACTGGCTGGCGGCAAGCGGCATTCCAGCGGCGACTTGCGCTACGCCGGCAACGTCGGGAGGGGATTCGACGACCGCGCTATCGAAGTTCACTGAAGGCAAAGCCTTGATGTCATCTGAAGTTACACGCCAACCTTAGTGAACCAGTTCTCAAGTTGATTGAACGTCGACCCCGGCCCCAAAGATGTAACAGCGCCCCGCCCCCCCCTTGAACCTCAGAACATCATCCCTATAATTAGCACTCGACACCGGTGAGTGCTAACAGCCCTCCCGGGGCTAACCGATCATTCACTTACTTTTTAGTTAACAGGAGTTCCTCATGGCCTTGCGTCCCCTGGGCGATCGCGTGATCGTCAAACGCCTCGAAAACGAGCGCAAGACTGCCTCGGGCATCGTGATCCCGGACAGCGCCGCTGAAAAGCCCGACCAGGGTGAAGTCGTGGCCGTCGGCCCCGGCAAGAAGACCGAAGACGGCAAGATCCTGCCGGTTGACCTGAAGGCTGGTGACAAGGTTCTGTTCGGCAAGTACGCCGGCCAGTCCGTGAAGGTTGATGGCGAAGAACTGCTCGTCATCCGCGAGGACGAAATCCTCGCCGTGGTCCAGTAAACCCCGCCTCAAACGAATTTTCGAAGGAAGCTAAGAAATGGCTGCCAAGCAAGTATTGTTCGGTGATGACGCCCGCGTGCGCATCGTCCGTGGCGTGAATGTCCTCGCCAACGCTGTCAAGACCACCCTGGGCCCCAAGGGTCGCAACGTCGTGCTGGAGCGCTCGTTCGGCGCCCCGACCGTGACCAAGGACGGCGTGTCCGTCGCCAAGGAAATCGAACTGAAGGACAAGTTCGAGAACATCGGCGCCCAGCTCGTCAAGGACGTCGCTTCCAAGACCTCCGACAACGCCGGTGACGGCACCACGACCGCCACCGTGCTGGCCCAGGCCATCGTTCAGGAAGGCCTGAAGTACGTTGCCGCCGGTTTCAACCCGATCGACCTGAAGCGCGGCATCGACAAGGCTGTCGCCGCCGCCGTCGCCGAACTGCAAAAGCAATCCAAGCCGGTCACGACCAGCAAGGAAATCGCCCAGGTCGGTTCCATCTCGGCCAACAGCGATTCCTCCATCGGCCAGATCATCGCTGACGCGATGGACAAGGTCGGCAAGGAAGGCGTCATCACCGTCGAAGACGGCAAGTCGCTGGAAAACGAGCTGGACGTCGTCGAAGGCATGCAATTCGACCGCGGCTACCTGTCGCCCTACTTCATCAACAACCCGGACAAGCAAGTCGCCGTCCTGGAAGATCCGTTTGTCCTGATTTTCGACAAGAAGATCAGCAACATCCGTGACCTGCTGCCGGTGCTGGAACAAGTTGCCAAGTCGAGCCGTCCCCTGCTGATCATCGCGGAAGACGTCGAAGGCGAAGCCCTGGCCACCCTGGTTGTGAACAACATCCGTGGCATCCTGAAGACCACCGCCGTCAAGGCGCCTGGCTTCGGCGACCGCCGCAAGGCCATGCTGGAAGACATCGCCATCCTGACGGGCGGCACGGTGATCTCCGAAGAAACCGGCATGTCGCTGGAAAAGGCCACGCTGGCTGAGCTGGGCCAAGCCAAGCGCATCGAAGTGGGCAAGGAAAACACCACGATCATCGACGGCGCTGGCGACAGCAAGTCCATTGAAGCCCGCGTCAAGCAAGTGCGCGTGCAGATCGAAGAAGCCACGTCCGACTACGACCGTGAAAAGCTGCAAGAACGCGTGGCCAAGCTGGCCGGCGGCGTTGCCGTGATTCGCGTTGGCGCTGCCACCGAAGTCGAAATGAAGGAAAAGAAGGCTCGCGTCGAAGACGCCCTGCACGCCACCCGCGCTGCAGTGGAAGAAGGCGTTGTGGCTGGCGGCGGCGTTGCACTGCTGCGCGCCAAGCAAGCCATCGCTGACCTGAAGGGCGACACGCCTGACCAGAACGCCGGCATCAAGCTGATCCTGCGCGCTGTGGAAGAGCCCCTGCGCACCATCGTCACGAACGCCGGCGAAGAAGCCAGCGTCGTGGTCAGCAACGTGCTGAACGGCAAGGGCAACTACGGCTACAACGCCGCGACCGGCGAGTACACCGACCTGGTCGAGCAAGGCGTGCTGGATCCCACCAAGGTGACCCGCACCGCCCTGCAGAACGCTGCCTCCGTCGCCAGCCTGCTGCTGACGGCCGAAGCCGCCGTGGTTGAACTGGCTGAAGACAAGCCCGCTGCCCCGGCCATGCCCGGCGGCATGGGCGGCATGGGCGGCATGGACTTCTAAGTCCCGCTTCCCGTGCAAGGCCTCCCCGGCTTCGGCCGGGGAATGCAGTATCCGAAACCCCCGGTCCTTCGCCCCGGGGGTTTTTTTCGCCCTGGATTTCTTTGCGTGTTGTTTCAAGGGCGGCGAAATCCCGGCGCTGGCAAACGTTTGCCAACAATCTGCCGGTATCTGGGGCCTGCATGCGTCCCTACAATGAAGGCTCCGATTCCGAGTCCTTTTCCCATGCGCCTGCCCAAGAACCTGCTGCGTGTCCTGCGACCTTCCCAGATCGGCGGACTGCTGATGGACTCCGCGCGGCAGTGGTCCAGCCATCGCGCGTCCAGCAAGGGCGCCGCCCTGGCGCTGTACATGGTGTTTTCGCTGGCGCCGATGCTGCTGCTGGTGATCGCGGTGGCCGGTGCGTTCTTTGGCGAGGAGGCGGTGCGCTCGGAATTGTTCGCGCAGCTTCGCGACCTGATCGGCGACCGGGGCGCCGAGATGATCCAGACTGTGCTGGCCAGCGCCCACGAGTCGGGCAGCGGCTGGATCGCGGCGCTTGTCTCGATCTGCGTGCTGATCTTCAGCGCGACCACGGCCTTTGCCGAACTGAAGGCAAGCCTGGACGAATTGTGGGACGTGACCGCCAACCAGAAAGGCGGCCTGCACGGAATGGTGCGCAGCCGCCTCTTGTCATTCGGCTTGGTGCTGGTCCTGGCGCTCTTCCTGCTGGTGTCGCTGACCGTGAATGCCGCGCTGGCCGCCGCGCGCGGCATCTACGGCGAACTGTGGGCCAATTCCACCTTCGCCGTTGTCGCGGAGTGGACCTCCAACCTGTTTTCTTTTTCGGTTGTGGCGGCGTTGTTCGCGGTGGTGTTCAAACTGCTGCCCAGCGCGAAGATATCGTGGCAGGACGTCATTCCGGGCGCGATTGTCACGGCCGCCCTGTTTCTGCTGGGCAAGTGGGGCATTGGCCTGTACCTGGGGCGCGGCGCCGCCGTGTCGGCGTATGGCGCGGCCGGCTCGCTGATCGCACTGCTGCTGTGGATCTGGTATTCCGCGCAGATCTTCTTTTTCGGCGCGGTCTTCACCCGGCAGTACGCGCTGCGATTCGGCAAGGTTCAACGGGAAGAGCCGCCCGTCCCGCAGACGCCCTCGACCGCGCAGACGCCACCGCCCGCACAAACGCCGGCACCGACGCCTTCCCCCGCCGAGCCGGCGCACGCCGCCCCCAAGACCGACCCCTGACGCAGCCCGAGGGGAGCGGCCTCAGCGCGTCTCCGGGGTCTCCGGGCTCTCCGGGGTCTCCAGCCCCGCCATCAGGCGCAGGCACCGCAGGAAGACGGGCCGCAATTCCTCGGGAATCGGCGCGAGCACCTGCGCCTCGACCTCGGCATCGCGCGGCAGGATGCGCGCCAGCAGCGCCTCGCCCTGCGGGGTGATTTCCAGCGCATAGGCGCGGCCATCTTCCGCCGAACGCGTGCGGCGCACGTAGCCCTTCTTCGTCATGCGCGCGATCATTTCGGCGAACGAATTGCGGTCCAGCGCGATCAGCTCGGCGATACGGTTCTGCGTGGCGCCAGGATTCTGGTAGACGGTGACCAGCAGGGCCTTCTGGCGCGGCGTCAGGTCCTCGTCCGGAAATGCCTGCGCGAACAGCGCTTCGGCCCGGAAGTGGGCGCGGCGCAGCAGGTGCGAGGCCACCTGCGTCAGGTCGAACTCCTGCAAAGCCCGGGCAGAGGCCGGGCGGGCGGAACGGGAAGCGGCGGTCATCGGACGTCCATGGAATTGGCCTGGCGATTGTAGGCGCAGCCGTGCTCGAAAAAGCGCATTGACTCGGCGCGGCGGGCTGCCTACTATCCGTCAATATAGTACGTATACGTATTTATCTGCATCCACCCGGAGAACACGCCGATGCCGATACGCCAATTGCGCAACTACCTGGATGGCCGCTTCGAAGACGGCCGGTCCACCTTCGACAAAACCAGTCCGGTGGACGGACAGCGCATTGCGCAGGTCCACGAGGCCAGCCGTGACCAGGTCGAGCGCGCCGTGGCCGCCGCCCGGCGCGCGCTGCCCGCGTGGGCGGCGCTGCCGGTGGCGGCGCGCACCGACTATCTGCTGGCATTGGCGGACGGCATCGAGCGCCGCTTCGACGATTTCCTGCAGGCCGAGATCGGCGATACCGGCAAACCGGTCGGCTGGGCCGGCAAGATCGACATCCCGCGCGGCGCGGCCAATTTCCGCACCTTCGCGGAGCTGGCGCGCACCCTGGACATGGAAAGCTACATGACCGACACGCCCGATGGCCGGCAGGCGCTGAACTATGCCTACCGCAAGCCCCTGGGCGTGGTGGGCGTCATATCCCCCTGGAACCTGCCCCTGCTGCTGCTGACCTGGAAAGTGGCGCCCGCGCTGGCCTTCGGCAACACCGTCATCATGAAGCCGTCCGAAGTGACGCCGTCCACCGCGACACTGCTGGCGGAAGTCGCCCACGACGCCGGCCTGCCGGCGGGGGTCCTCAACCTCACGCACGGCTTCGGCCCCGACTCGGCCGGCGAATTCATCACCACCCACCCCGACATCGACGGCATCACCTTCACCGGCGAGTCCGCCACCGGCGCGGCCATCATGCGCGCCGTGGCGCCCGGCGTGAAGCCCGTGTCCTTCGAACTGGGCGGCAAGAACGCGGCGATCGTCTTCGCGGACGCCGACTTCGACGCCGCCGTGGACGGCGTCACCCGATCGGTCTTCGCCAACTGCGGCCAGGTCTGCCTGTGCACGGAGCGCGTCTACGTCGAGCGCCCCCTCTACGACCGCTTCGTCGCGGCCGTGTCCGCGCGGGCGCGCGACATGCGCATCGGCTGGCCGCTGGACCCCGACACCGAAATGGGACCGCTGGTGTCGCGCGAACATCGCGACAAGGTTCTCTCGTACTTCGCGCTGGCGCGTGAAGAAGGCGCCACGGTCGTCGCCGGCGGCGGCGTGCCCGTGTTCGGCGATGCGCGCGACGAAGGCGCCTATGTGCAGCCCACGATCTGGACCGGGCTGCCGGAAAGCGCCCGCTGCATCAAGGAAGAGGTGTTCGGCCCCGTGTGCCACATCGCGCCCTTCGACTCCGAGGAAGAGGCCATACGCCTTGCCAACGACACGCGCTACGGCCTGGCGGCCGCTGTCTGGACCCAGAACCTCGCGCGCGGGCACCGTGTGGCGCAGGCCATGCAGGTTGGCCTTGCCTGGGTGAACTGCTGGTTCCTGCGCGACCTGCGCACGCCGTTCGGCGGCAGCGGCCTCTCGGGCATCGGCCGCGAAGGCGGCCGCCACTCCTTGCACTTCTACACCGAGCCCACCAACGTCTGCATCAAGCTCTGACCCTCCCACCCAAAGGAACGCACGATGAATCCGCCCAACGCCAACGCCAGCGCCAGCGCCAGCGCCACCGTCGTACCCGGCAAGGCCACGCCCCGCGGCAAGTATCCCCACATCAA includes:
- a CDS encoding transposase — its product is MSKTELAPVPKRGSYPKALKAKIVAQCSQPGTSIAGVALSHGVNAKMARE
- the poxB gene encoding ubiquinone-dependent pyruvate dehydrogenase; protein product: MAATVADYLVKVLAEVGVRRIWGVTGDSLNGLNDSLRRMDQIAWMHTRHEETAAFAAGAEAAITGTLAVCAGSCGPGNLHLINGLFDCQRSRVPVLAIAAHIPSSEIGLGYFQETHPQDLFKECSEFVELVSNPAQLPGVLARAINTAIGKQGVAVLVIPGDVALAAAPSDVPASWPLPPARPHIRPDATAVQELVQLLNGARKVSILAGSGCAGSHDAVVALAQRLKAPVVHALRGKEHVEWNNPYDVGMTGFIGFSSGYHAMENADLLLMLGTDFPYRPFYPKDAKIVQVDRDPSALGRRAPLTLGIAADVDETIAALLAQLDERQDSAFLDAALRHYRNSRKELDNLAAPAPAGRPLHPQYLARRINELADDDAIFAVDVGSPTVWAARYLTMNGKRRLLGSFNHGSMANAMLQALGAQAAAPGRQVISMSGDGGFTMMMGDFLSLSQLQLPVKIVVFNNGALGFVSMEMKAAGFLDTGTDLSNPDFAAMAEAVGVRGIRVESSEFLDAALQEALAHPGPVLVDVLTSAQELIVPPKIKLEQAKGFGLYMLKAIMNGRGDEVIELARTNLGR
- the groES gene encoding co-chaperone GroES, translating into MALRPLGDRVIVKRLENERKTASGIVIPDSAAEKPDQGEVVAVGPGKKTEDGKILPVDLKAGDKVLFGKYAGQSVKVDGEELLVIREDEILAVVQ
- the groL gene encoding chaperonin GroEL (60 kDa chaperone family; promotes refolding of misfolded polypeptides especially under stressful conditions; forms two stacked rings of heptamers to form a barrel-shaped 14mer; ends can be capped by GroES; misfolded proteins enter the barrel where they are refolded when GroES binds), with the protein product MAAKQVLFGDDARVRIVRGVNVLANAVKTTLGPKGRNVVLERSFGAPTVTKDGVSVAKEIELKDKFENIGAQLVKDVASKTSDNAGDGTTTATVLAQAIVQEGLKYVAAGFNPIDLKRGIDKAVAAAVAELQKQSKPVTTSKEIAQVGSISANSDSSIGQIIADAMDKVGKEGVITVEDGKSLENELDVVEGMQFDRGYLSPYFINNPDKQVAVLEDPFVLIFDKKISNIRDLLPVLEQVAKSSRPLLIIAEDVEGEALATLVVNNIRGILKTTAVKAPGFGDRRKAMLEDIAILTGGTVISEETGMSLEKATLAELGQAKRIEVGKENTTIIDGAGDSKSIEARVKQVRVQIEEATSDYDREKLQERVAKLAGGVAVIRVGAATEVEMKEKKARVEDALHATRAAVEEGVVAGGGVALLRAKQAIADLKGDTPDQNAGIKLILRAVEEPLRTIVTNAGEEASVVVSNVLNGKGNYGYNAATGEYTDLVEQGVLDPTKVTRTALQNAASVASLLLTAEAAVVELAEDKPAAPAMPGGMGGMGGMDF
- a CDS encoding YihY/virulence factor BrkB family protein, translated to MRLPKNLLRVLRPSQIGGLLMDSARQWSSHRASSKGAALALYMVFSLAPMLLLVIAVAGAFFGEEAVRSELFAQLRDLIGDRGAEMIQTVLASAHESGSGWIAALVSICVLIFSATTAFAELKASLDELWDVTANQKGGLHGMVRSRLLSFGLVLVLALFLLVSLTVNAALAAARGIYGELWANSTFAVVAEWTSNLFSFSVVAALFAVVFKLLPSAKISWQDVIPGAIVTAALFLLGKWGIGLYLGRGAAVSAYGAAGSLIALLLWIWYSAQIFFFGAVFTRQYALRFGKVQREEPPVPQTPSTAQTPPPAQTPAPTPSPAEPAHAAPKTDP
- a CDS encoding MarR family winged helix-turn-helix transcriptional regulator; its protein translation is MTAASRSARPASARALQEFDLTQVASHLLRRAHFRAEALFAQAFPDEDLTPRQKALLVTVYQNPGATQNRIAELIALDRNSFAEMIARMTKKGYVRRTRSAEDGRAYALEITPQGEALLARILPRDAEVEAQVLAPIPEELRPVFLRCLRLMAGLETPESPETPETR
- a CDS encoding 2-hydroxymuconic semialdehyde dehydrogenase, producing MPIRQLRNYLDGRFEDGRSTFDKTSPVDGQRIAQVHEASRDQVERAVAAARRALPAWAALPVAARTDYLLALADGIERRFDDFLQAEIGDTGKPVGWAGKIDIPRGAANFRTFAELARTLDMESYMTDTPDGRQALNYAYRKPLGVVGVISPWNLPLLLLTWKVAPALAFGNTVIMKPSEVTPSTATLLAEVAHDAGLPAGVLNLTHGFGPDSAGEFITTHPDIDGITFTGESATGAAIMRAVAPGVKPVSFELGGKNAAIVFADADFDAAVDGVTRSVFANCGQVCLCTERVYVERPLYDRFVAAVSARARDMRIGWPLDPDTEMGPLVSREHRDKVLSYFALAREEGATVVAGGGVPVFGDARDEGAYVQPTIWTGLPESARCIKEEVFGPVCHIAPFDSEEEAIRLANDTRYGLAAAVWTQNLARGHRVAQAMQVGLAWVNCWFLRDLRTPFGGSGLSGIGREGGRHSLHFYTEPTNVCIKL